The segment tttttacattcttttttttttttttttttattgagcgATAGATTGACACCCTGTGTTCCTCCTTATATGTCCGGCATCACTATTAAAAGAAACATGAATAAACGGAATGGAGTTCAGTGTGAAAAACAATATCatatttcttctcctctttcaaactctctttctctcacacactctctctcacacagttttttttcacAACTGCAATCAGATACATGGTAGTTAGAGCTCCAGCTCGCTACATTACAGTCACACTGCTTCACCAAAAATACTGGAACACCTGACTGAGGttgcattatattttccctACACTTTAACTAAAAAAccggttccagcatgacagtgtgcacaaagcaagctccatgaagatatgctctacaagggttggaagatcttgagtggcctgctatagagctctgacctccaaCTTATTAGGATAAtttggaatgctgattgcactCTAGGTCTCCTCTCCCTACACCAGTACCAGTATGAAAGTAATCTCAGGACATTCCGAGTTCTCGGGAAGTTCTCGAATGTGTGTCAACTGATCACTTAGGCGTAACTTCCCACCTCCAACTTGCAGCTTGGGAAATTCAGCGAGTGAGGGTAAATCTACACTAAGCAGCAAACGTCAAATTCGCGGCGGTTAAAATGACGTGATTTTCAAGTTCCGACTTCCCACTTCCAGGAGAAGTGTTATTAAGCATGCAGTGAGTCAAACCCACTAGGCTCAAAgtatatacaatacatacacatccatgtctaTAGCGCCACCCATTTTGACATATAGATAAGCgaaaagataaagacagatTGATCGATACCAAGACAGAGGTATAGACCAACAGACAGAATGATAGACTTACACATGAGAACTggcagagacagaaagacaaacaaagacatgcggacacacagacagacagatcgattataccaatacttttggtatCTGTCCTGCACTGGATTGTCTGTTTGCAATCGGTTGtgcacaatgcactttatgtagctagGACGACTTCATTTGGTCCTTAGCTCGGTGTTACGTAGCTCTTGATTTGACGGATAAGGGAAAAGTAGATCATCTATTGAAATCTCAGTAATGAACGACGAAATATGATGAGAGCAGAATCTGGATTTGAGCCAAAAACTACAAACATTTCAGTTGTGTGCAAACGACCCTGAATTCAACCATAACAAAATAAACTACGGATTTAAATCCTGGGTCTCGATAGAAATACCAGCTTTTTACTCTATTAAAGAAAAGGGTCACCTAAAGAACTTTTGTACATTTGAAGAAAGATCACTGCTTTGAGAAATCTGACTTATAGATACCTTCAAGATCTTGATGAACCAGTAGCAGGGATAAATTTTGTATTGTACAGACTCTCACATATGGCAGGAATTTGAAAAATACACTATTCACGCTCTAAACAGGAAGCGTTCATGTAGTCTAGTGCAATCCGGCATTCAAAAGCTAAAAAGGACAGAGGTGCTTATGGTGTCTATGATGCTGTGGGATCAGGTGAGGGGAGCAAGGGATCTAATGGGAAGATTTCAAGGGTACAAATTCCAATGTTGGAACACATACGGCTTAAATATCTGGATTAGGAACAATCTCCCCTGTAGGTCTATTCTGTTAAAACATGTGTAAGAGGACTTTGAACAGAACCGGTCAGGAGAAGAACAAGTGCACAAAGAAAGTGAACTCATGACTCACCTTCATTTTCGGATGACGGGCATGCCACCTGCAGCACCAAATCAAACGTCCGATCTGGATTCTCACTGCGACAAATCAAAGCAGACGCACAAATTTAGAATAATGTTTAGCAAATTATGTCTAGTCGCAAAAAGTCTTACAGCAAGATCCTGTGGCTGTAGAGATTCgtgtttattcagctacaagagtatTAGAGAGATCAGGTCTTAATCATGAAGAGGCAAAGAGGTCTAGGGTTCGGTCTGGGGTTTTAGTTCATCTCAAAAAGGACTTGTAGGGCTGAGGAGGTCTCTGCAGTGAGCTCTTCCAAAAACTGCATATGGGTATCATAGTGTCAACAAACCTTTGGCCACGTTCTTTACCCGTTGATTGGAGTTCATTCATTCACCGTTATTTGAATACACTGGGGATGACCAGCAACAGAGCTTTTTTTGCAGTCTCACAGATCCTTCAATCCGGCTCAGAAGCTATGGAAATGAGCCATTCAGCCTGCGATCCTGAAACTCGTGGCCAGAAAAGTTACCCTGATGCTGAGACTATCCTCGGCACAGCGGTGACACTCGTAGTAGCACAGTAGTGGGTGTCGTGACGGTACAAGTGTCAAGGTGAGGCAACGTTACTGGGTTTTCAAGACGCAGCTGGATCGAGAAAAATCCACACGCCGCCGAAAATATCCATCCCAGAGCGGTGCTATAGTTTGAATCCGATACCAGGTACTGGGACGGTAAAGGATTTAGCAGGGAAAGGGTACGCCGTAATGTTTAACAAGTTAAATCAAGAAGTCGGTGTGTGTTTTGCAAAGTTATCATCAATTCCCAGGGTTTTAAATCTCAAAGCAAAACAATATCCACTATGGAATCGGTACTTGAGAAACACAAGTAATTCTGCTTGTCACTGGCGTTTTGGGTGCCATCAACAGTACGGTGCATTTTCCACACTTTTTTCTCTTGCAACCTTCATCTGcaaagaatataatataatttaaaaaaggtcCTCAATCAATGCTTCCTGGACTTTCtggtgtgtaatatatatatattatattatatatatatatatatatatatatatatatatatatatatatatatatatatatatatatatatatatatattagtgtgtgtgtttatatattcatcccaaaggtcgagttgaggtcaggactttgtgcatccatgtctttatggatcTTGTTTTGTACACTGGTGTgcagtcatgttggaacaggaacgGGCCGTCCCtgaactgttcccacaaagttaggagcatgaaattgtccaaaatgtctGGGCACGCTGAAGCATTAAAAGTCCTTTTACTGGAACTAAGGGGGCCGAACCAAACTCCCCAAAACCACCCCACATCATAATCCCCTCCACCAAACTTTAAACTTGGTacaatgcagtcagacaagtACTGTTCACCTGGCAACCGCCAAACCCAGACTTCATCCATTACCAGACAGTGAAGCGTAATTAGTCACTCCAGAGAACACGTCTCCACTGCTCTAGAGTCCAGTGACTGGgtgctttacaccactgtatccggtgctttgcattgcacttgTTGATGTAAGGCTTGGATGAAGCTGCTCCACCATTAAAACCCATTCCATGAAGCTCTACGCACTGTTCTTCAGCTAATCTGAAGGCCACATGAAGTTTAAAGGTCTGTAGCTCTTCAATCTGCAGAAAGTTGGTGACTTTTGTGCACTACGCGCCTTGTGATTTTACGTGGTCTCACACTTCGTGGCTGAGTTGCTGCCACTTTGTTATAATACCACCAACAGTCgactgtggaatatttagtacAGAGGAAATTTCACGACTGAACTAATTGTGGGAAAGTGGAGGTTAGTATAATTGCAATACAAAGGAAataggaccaaaaaaaaagaaaaaggcacatgtgatggtcaggtgtttaaatacagtGTAGAAAAACACAGAACCGGTTTCtgacagagagataaagaagtGCTGACAAGCAACAAACTCAGACAAAGAAGATCCACGAGTCTCTGTAAACATCACATCTACTCGCCATATGACAGAGTGAGTTtgaatgaagatgatgatgattatttttAAGTACTTGTGGCTTCCTGACTACAAACTTTCCACTGGTGGTGCTTTCAGAACAAATTACatcccaccccacccccacgAGCAAGAGAGTGAACCAGGACACAGAAAAGAAAGGTTTTGGGGTGGGTGGGAAGCAGAGTACACAAATAATcaagtaagtaaataagtaagtagGTTAGTTAAAAAGAAGGGAATAAAAGGGAAATTattaataagaaagaaagaaagaaagaaagaaagaaagaaagaaagaaagaaaacaaaataggaataagaaaagaaaagaaaagactgaAGGATAATACTTCCTTTgatatgaaagaaagaaatgggaaAGACtaagaataaaacagaaaagaaaaggggaCTATGGaggaaaaactttatttaataagaaagaagaaagaaaggaatgggAAAACAAAAtaggaataagaaaaaaaaggactgaGACTATgataggaaaagaaagaaatgggaaAGACtaagaataaaacagaaaagaaaaggggaCTATGGaggaaaaactttatttaataagaaagaaagaaagaaagaaagaaagaaagaaagaaaggaatgaggaaaacaaaataggaaaataaaataaaaatacttcctttgatatgaaagaaagaaataggaaAGACTAAAatgagacagaaaagaaaaggggaCTATgaaggaaaatatttatttaataagaaagaaagaaagaaagaaagaaagaaagaaagaaagaaagaaagaaagaaaacagaagtgAAAAGACCAATGAAAGAATGATGttaatgaaaaggaaaagaggggAAACGAAGGAAACGCAAAACAATAAggttaaaatattattattagtagtatattattataattattattattattattattattattattattattattaataataataaccacttGTGGCTTCCTGTATGTTTGACTTCCCCTCTCCCCCCTCTCCCCCCTCTTTAGGAAGCAGGTGAGCCAGGCCACAGTTGCACTTCATGCTAATAAAGCTAATGTTTTAGCTCTGCACTGGAGCTACGGCGCTACTATTAGCCTGAGTGCTAATCCTGCTAGCCTGCTAACCGCACCTGCACCGCTAATAGGTTTTAATTCATTAGAAACTGAGCGTTATGGCGAATTGTGCAGAAACTGGGTTTATTAAAAGcccccctcctcctcttcctctaagCCCTGTCCCCTCTCGTCCCCCGGGAAGGGGGGTTCTTCCGCTGTTACCGGAAATaaggaacaaacaaataaacataaaacaacaaacaaacaacgcGAAGCGCTCGGAGTCATTAGGAAGTGAGCAGCGGTTCTCCTCACCGTGTTCTGCTGTCCATGGCTACAGCATGGCGACGCGCCTCTGAACACCGTCCAACAACACCGCCGAGCTCTCTATCTCCCCGGCCACCTGAGGCACATTTCACACCATCCTTTCtctccttttattttctttttttttattatatattctatctTTCTTCCCCCCGCGACCTGCGCGTCTTGTGGAGAAGTTCAGCTCGCAGGGTTTCACTTCTCCTCTGCTGAGCACCAGGAAGCACAGCCTGACGCTACGCTGCGTGACGTCACGCGCGATGTTTGACAGAGAGCTCGTGAAAGCCGCAGCGATTCCTGCACGCGCACGATGCGCTGAGGGGGAGAGGGGGGGTGTTTGATGATAAAATGTGAGCATGTGgaaaaagaaaggcagaaaaaaagggaaggaaatggacagaaaagaaaaactagGAAAGGATAaaaacatcataataataataataattgaaaatatTAAGGAGAAAAGATGAAAACTAAGAAGaaatagaggaaaaaagaaaaaagatgggaaaagaaagggaaaaagactaaggataaaagaaagaaagaagactcTGAAGAATGGGAAAGAAGAAGTAAAATGCtcaggtagaaaaaaaaagaatctgaaaaggtagaaaagaaaagaaggaactAGAAGTGGAAAAACTCAGGATaagaaagcaaagaaaatgaaagagatgaAGGATTAAAAATAATAGATAAGATTCCCTTAGGTACGTTTTCCTTTGCAGAACTTTGGCGTGTCCTGACAGGGCAGGTGACATTCCGAGGAATCCTCTACAGGACACACCAGAGACCCTGTGTAGTAGTGaagcgtatgtgtgtgtgtgtgtgtgtgtgtgtgtgtgttttcaagcAAGCATGCAAGATGAGCATGCATAAAACATGCATGCAAATATCAGGAAGTTCTTGCGGTTCTCAGAAGGAAATGGGACCTCTTCACACACCACCCACTCAGTGGTTTTGGTTTTAATCATCTGGGGAAATGATTCAAGTCAATGACTGTTAGGAATAAAGATGATAGATGTTTTTAACACCAAAACCTACTATGGAGAAGCCTCTAACTGACATGAGGGACATTTTCAGAGAGAGGATCAGTGATGTGGCCTCATTGACTTTCTGTCAGCTCTTTTACCAAAAACATACAACTATGTAATGtatggacacctgattttcAAACTCATTCagcatgtggttcttctctaaatgTGTGACCCAAAGCTGGAAACATGCAACATGCCGGGGAAGAACATCTAAAGTGTCTTTCACTTCAGCTCTACCGAATACCTTTAGGATAAACCAGAACCTGGTTCGAAGACAAGCAGATAAAAACCATCTTAAATGTCTTTcacctcaaacctactgaacacctttaaaaTAAACCAGAACCTGATTTAAAGACAAGCTGGTGAAGAACATCTCTAGTGTCTTTTACCTCAATCCTATTAAGCACCTTTAAGATTAACCAGAACCTGGTTTGAAGACAAACTGGTGAAGAACATCTTAAGTCAATCcaagtgaagaacatctttcaATTCAACTCTTCTATATATCTTTAAGATGAACCAGAACTTGGTTTGAAGACAAACTGGTGAAGAACATCTTAAGTCAATCcaagtgaagaacatctttcaATTCAACTCTGCTGAATATCTTTAAGATGAACCGGAACCTGGTTCGAAAGAGAAGCCGTTGTAGAACATCTCGAGTGTCtttcacctcaaccctactgtaCACCTTTAAGATGAATCAGAACCTGTTTTGAACACAAGCCAGTATTGAAAAGACAAGCCggtgaagaacatctctggtGTCTTTCACTTCAATTTATGCAAACGCCTTTTAGATGGACCAAAACATGGTTTAAAGAGATGCCAGTGAAGAGCCGAAGACTTCCTCTGGTGACATCACTCATGAAACAGAATAACGATTTATAAGGTTTATTAGACGAGCAAAAGGGGAACGAGTCGATATCAAAGCCAATGGTTTTGGCCCATACTGTTTTGCTTATATCGAGTTCGACGCGGCGACGGAAAGGGAAAAGTCGGTGACAGTAATAGCCGAAGAGCTGAAATAGTCAGGGGAGTAAAGACTTCCCTTTTGTGAGAAAATATGAGGAACCGTGATATGACGTGATGCTACAtgcaggaaaagaggaagagacaCCCCTGAGCTCAAAGGGTTTGAAAAGTCACTGATTTAGCCCTTTTTCCTGTATTGCACTCAAGCATTTTTCCTCTTGAGCACTACATCTCCAGGCACTCCTTCCAGCCATGGGCCTCGGTTCTATCTCTCTTCCTATTGGTTAAAACCCACTTCCGGTATGCAATGTTTACAGAGCTGTTCGAGTCACATACAGGGGACggaatgtttctttttaaaggaCTCTACAAGGCAAGGCAAGCTCTGTGCAATCCCGCGAAGCTCCGTAAATACCAAATCAGAATGTCAGCACGCGTTTGCAGCGGAAACTCCCCTATTGAGGAACTGGTCTCGCGGCATGCGCGTGAAACGCAGAGGAGATCAGGAAGCACAGAGAATCAAATACCGGCGGAAGGCTCGCTTTCTGAGCAGGAAAGACTCATTTATAACCTTCACAAGGACGCGTGCGAGGTAAAGGCTCGGCTTAAGTCCTCGACGAGAAACTCTGCGAGGACTTTAGTGCTTTAGACACATTCAGGGGAGTCGTTTTTGTGTCAAATGTAGCTACATTTGGGAACTGTGTAGCTACTAGTGGGGATTGATGACTCCACAATCCATTTAAGCACCGCCCACTTTCTGAGAAACTCCTGTACACCTGCTGGAGGTATCCAGTTATCTGATCAGCAAAtcaaatatttctatatttcattAGAGAATATGTCCAGGGAAACAGTAGATACGATTTCCACACTAATGGGAATGAGTCTTTGTAGAAATATTCATGTCAATAGCCATTTTTTTCCAATAGCCAATCAGATGTCAGCCATCACATCATGTGTTAAAGTAAAGCCAGctgtgtttctctataatattgatggtattaaaaggtggattagGGCACGTAGGAGACCACTGAAGGACTAGGTGTGAGAGGCACGACCCACCGATGTCCATTTTGAGACCGTAATATGGTTGAgacctaaaaaagaaaatctcaatTACTACAACATTAGTTCCTTATGTTTATTCTACTAGAAAGCTAAATATGAGGTTGCCATTCTGGTCAAATAAAGACCTCGTATTACTTTTAGGTCACGTTGGGAACGCAGTTCCGTGCAATTTTCAACACGATATTTATTAAAGCGCCATTTTGGACCTCACCTCAAAGAGACCTTGCGGCTGTCACAAGGTGTATTTTTTGATCTCGTGCTCAAACTTTATGGCAGAAAAGGAGTTACAGAAGAGCCGTTACCCCCTGTGCCAGCTTCACAATGGAGCACCGAGATGGCATGTGAAATGGTGTGTCACAGAAATGCCTCAGGCACTCCTGGCCTTGGAACTTGTCACAGCCGAAGTTGGCGTTCTCGCTTCTATAAACTCCTTACGAAACGAGGCTTGCGAACTTCCGAGTGCCATTTTCACAGACGTTCGTGCGACGCTGCTTCGGTTCACGTGGTACGTGAAATCGGCAAAGACATCGGCAATGAACTTAGATATAATTTcttcttttatctttttgtttCAAATCAATGGCCATTGAAAGGGAAATATCTAAACCATTTTAACAACAATTAACACTGAATAGTCATATTACAGGGCAATGATCATATACCAGGATATACAACCGGATATATATCAGTGCCACTTGTGCATTAAATCAGCTCAAATCAAGGCATAGACTTTACAAAAAACCCCAAAGGGCTGCTGGGGTATCAGGTGACAAGAAGTAACCAGCAGATCCATTAAGTTCTTTAAGTTATAAGGTGGGGTGTCCATGAAGAAAGACAACATTTTGCCCAATTGGACTGTGTGGAAGGCAGCAAAATTTCTAGGCATAAGCTAACTAGGACATATCTGGGGGTGGCACCAGTGAGCACCACCTTCCCCAATGCTGCCCTTGcacatataaattattaaagttTTGCTAAAGTTTCATTCAGTATTTGTTTACATACTTTAATTTTGCtatgattattaaatgtgtttattatagagCATTGTGTTGGGAGGGCGACAATAGAAATCTTGCCTAGGGTGCCAAAAAAGGCTAGAAACACCCCTGGTGTCCGGGAACGGTATTGCCCTGAAAGAGGCCATTAGTACTGTAGCCATGAAGGGATATACTTGGTCTGCAACAGTGTTTAGTTAGGTGGTAAGGTCAAATTAGCATCCAGGACCCaaggtttcccagcagaacattgcACTGAGCGTCAAACTGCATCAATCTACTTGCTCTGAATTTATGGTGCACATGTTCCTTTAACTAAAATTCAATTCGTCATTTTTACATGTCGGGTCACATTGGTGTGCATCACTTGATTCTCTCAGAATGGAGAATGAAGTGGTTCATTTTGGATCAAATCAGTCATTGGTAATCAATTGCGAATGCATCGTTCGGCTCACTTCAATATGCATGAGTTTAAATGTCAGAGTGCAGCAACAGGCCATGAGCAGTTTAATAATGACAGGGAAATGTGCAAGCTATTAAACTGCTTTAAGAGTCAAACAAGGAAGTTTGCTTTGCCACACTTGTCCAGTTTTCACAAATGTCGAatgatgttcaactagattttacAGATGTTTTAGATGTGGGTCATTCAGAAACGAGGGCatttcaggtactgatgtatgatTAGAAGGCCTAGGTTGCAGCCAGAGTTTCAAatcatcccaatagggttggggtcagagctctgtagcagaaaactcaagatcttccaacccatgtaaagcatattatcatggagttggctttcaGGTCCTCTAGTTCCCATAGAAAATTGGATGCAACTGCATCTGAAgacatctgatacaattgtgtgcagtTTGTGAACAGTTTATAGAAGAACCaaaaatggctgaaaaaatcaGATTTCTGTGTACAGGTTTTTAAGGTTTTGTTAGATAATTGAGGTTATCAATCTCTGAAAAGGTTTCCATTTAGTAGACACCTTCTTGCTAGGTGGCATATAATTATCATATATACATGCATTCGGAGGGTTAAGAGCCcacaagtggcagcttggcagacctgggatttgaactcatggtCTTTAGATCAGATGGACCACAGAGCTGCCGCATCCCTAATGGTCCTAATTGCAATTCCTCCTCATCTTGAAACCTGTTTAGCACTTTACAGCAACCCTTTTATTGTTTCCCCTTAATGACCAAGCAGGTATCTTGTAGAATATAAGTGTCAACAGCTTTTTTTGTCTCCTCCgcatgtatgaatgtgtagttCTTGTCGTTATAATGAGTTTGTAGGTGTTTGGACCCGGCAGCATACATGGGCCTCTTGAGACGTATAACCTCATTTACCTAGTGTACAAACTGAGCCTAGATTTACTGTTAGCAAGGTGAAAGGCATCCAGGGAAACTAGCGGTGTCAATCACCAACCCCCTAAAACACTCCCTGCTGCTTGAGATACTGCTATAACCTTCCTTATTAACAGCAAAATCTCATTTACctcaatatatttattgattgatttttttccccttctgtaGAGTATCACAAGCTCCTCAGATTTCTCCACATAAAACTAAATGTGAGGTGATGCAAAAtaccacatttatttatgaatctggCCCTATGCAGATCTTGAGCTATGCTTTGTGTCAGGACACTaggacctccactcttctgaaaagatttttttcagaGAGCACTTGTAAATATTTGTGGTCCTTAAAGCAAACCTCTCTTTGGCGTTTACCTGCCGAAGACGACTCTCATGACTCTACTGACTTTAATGACTTGAGTGAGAAATCAATGACGAGCATTAAATTgagtttttttcctcaaaaggtttcaaacaaaaacatttccacattcaTTAGACGGTATTTTGAGTGAAACGAAAACGGGTGTAAATATTGAAACACTCGTTCCTTGGCATATTTTCTTTCGCATGATGTAACCCCCAAACAACAACGCGGAACGTGTCAAACGGTTCACCGATAATATACCACTCGTTTTACTGTCTTGTCCATCTAAATACGTTGATTTTACTAAAAGATTTCTTCTCAAATCACTCCTCgtttctttttctattcttATCACCAAAATAGTGAGCACAAAAGCAAATAACAGCGACCTGTGCGTTTCTCACGAGATGACGAAACCCCCCACCACCcccaaaaaaagcaaagcagCGTGACGGTATTCCGTATTCCCTGTGCACATATGCAGCCGTTGTCCGTGGAGGATGTCatgaatgttttattcatttgcagGCTGGGAAAACAACGTACACAGACCCGGTATCCGGCTACATGGTGTTCACAGAGGTTGCCCATAAGGAAAGGGGGAGATGCTGTGGAAGCGCATGTAGGCATGTAAGTCCTGTTTTCAGTAAGTCAGCCTACAGCCCATGCAGGATTTAGGAGCTGTCTGAATttggagacacacacaaaaccccccctcacacacacacatactatacctatatatagatatacaaaAAGAAAGTCACTGTCTTTGTATTCTAtggttttatatacagtatcaggacataataaatataatctggTCTATCTTCTAAATAGATAAATACACCCTATtaattcacaaaaataaaactgaagccATGTGTAAAAATCGAAGAGCACCTTAATTAAGAGAATTAAGAAGCTAAGTAGCTGCCAGGCGCCGTAAACAAATACATCAGCAAGTGTGTCCACCTCTATAAAAGCCCAAGTTTGCTGGTCTGGAGCATTTAGTTGTGTGTTCACACAATGCCAAGGTGGAATGACATCAGCAGTAATCTTTAAATAACTAATTGTCGCTGCCCATCATtctgggaagggttataaggccatttccaaaaAATTTAACATCCATCATTCTACAGTGGGGAAGATTATTCACAAGTGGCTTACATTTAAGACAGTTTCAAGGCATCCACATCAAGACATCTTTCCAGGAGTGGACGTCCCAGCAGTTTCACCACAATTTCTGTCAAAGACTGAGTTACATCTCAGACTCTGATGTAACTCAAGGATGCATCTGAACAATCCAAAAAAACTGGAATAATGTCTGTTGGACAGACCAAAGTGGAAttgtccccaaaatgttcccacaaaCTTATAGTGAGttttatagaatgtctttggattcaGGACCatgaaatttcccttcacttgaattaggagccTCAAACTGTTccacaatgcccttgtgcacaaagcctgctccatgaagatatggtttgcatgcgttggagtggaagatctctggtatagagctctgacctcaaccatatcGAACCCTGTTTGGAATGAATTGTAATGGTGACTTTACctcaagcctcctcacctcccttACATCGGTATCTGACTATCTAAACTCCCAGCAGTTTCACCACGATTTTTGTCAAAGACTGAGTTACAGCTCAGACTCTGATGTAACTCAAGGATGCATCTGAACAATCCAAAAAAACTGGAATAATGTCTGTTGGACAGACCAAAGTGGAATTGTATTGCTGTAATGACCAAGCACCATATCtggcaataaaacaaacactgcaTATTCAGCAAAAACACCTCCAACGATCTTTCAAGCATTTTGGTGGAGGGGTGATGGTTTAGGgtcattttcatgttggaaatctgccatttggcccagtttctgaagcaatgttctgcttcaaaatgtcacagtacatgttgaaatccatgttttcctTAA is part of the Silurus meridionalis isolate SWU-2019-XX chromosome 9, ASM1480568v1, whole genome shotgun sequence genome and harbors:
- the c9h1orf53 gene encoding uncharacterized protein C1orf53 homolog isoform X1, with translation MFTELFESHTGDGMFLFKGLYKARQALCNPAKLRKYQIRMSARVCSGNSPIEELVSRHARETQRRSGSTENQIPAEGSLSEQERLIYNLHKDACEAGKTTYTDPVSGYMVFTEVAHKERGRCCGSACRHCPYGQINVKDSSKKKTFNSAFYV
- the c9h1orf53 gene encoding uncharacterized protein C1orf53 homolog isoform X2, which codes for MACEMVCHRNASGTPGLGTCHSRSWRSRFYKLLTKRGLRTSECHFHRRSCDAASVHVAGKTTYTDPVSGYMVFTEVAHKERGRCCGSACRHCPYGQINVKDSSKKKTFNSAFYV